In one Winogradskyella sp. MH6 genomic region, the following are encoded:
- a CDS encoding DUF1574 family protein — MKQFIVKCCKVGFLFYLLLWLIQIVIDIGLRQSEDDTYYNWNKLYNGEINADILFLGSSRTLKHYDPQIFDEKLNVYSYNLGSNGSAFDIQKIKRNAYLRNNSKPELIVLNVDIGSLSKSSEIYNKKQFLPYYSLKNYKDMSNIDASVFYEYLFPMSKYRENFDLISLSLKSLIGIEEKNLNTIKGFSGSNQKWNNSFENRLKELNGKKFDYSKFNYKERLSFFETEVLDINQSKIPLLLVWAPEYVGRQYLESDILDKTIRDVKNVANKYDGVEFIDFTKDSICYDTYYFYNSYHLNKIGATKFSNMVSDSINKYFKKVKKSD, encoded by the coding sequence ATGAAGCAGTTTATAGTTAAATGTTGCAAAGTTGGTTTTCTGTTTTATCTTCTTTTATGGTTGATTCAGATAGTCATAGATATAGGTCTTAGACAAAGTGAAGACGATACATATTATAATTGGAATAAGCTATATAATGGAGAAATTAATGCCGATATACTATTCTTGGGGTCATCTCGTACATTAAAGCATTATGACCCTCAAATTTTTGATGAAAAGTTGAATGTGTATTCATACAATTTAGGGTCTAATGGTTCTGCTTTTGATATCCAAAAAATAAAAAGGAATGCTTATTTAAGAAATAATTCAAAACCAGAATTAATTGTACTAAATGTAGATATAGGTTCTCTAAGTAAAAGCTCAGAGATATATAATAAAAAGCAATTTTTACCATATTACTCTCTTAAAAATTATAAAGATATGAGCAATATAGATGCGAGTGTTTTTTATGAGTACCTGTTCCCAATGTCAAAGTATAGAGAGAATTTTGATTTAATAAGTCTTTCGTTAAAAAGTTTAATAGGTATTGAAGAAAAAAATCTTAATACTATAAAAGGTTTTAGTGGGAGTAATCAAAAATGGAATAATTCCTTTGAAAATAGGCTAAAAGAACTAAATGGTAAAAAGTTTGATTATTCAAAATTTAATTATAAGGAAAGGTTGAGTTTTTTTGAGACAGAAGTTTTGGATATTAACCAATCAAAAATACCTTTGCTATTAGTTTGGGCGCCAGAATATGTGGGTAGACAATACCTAGAAAGTGATATTTTAGATAAAACGATAAGAGATGTTAAAAATGTAGCTAATAAATATGATGGTGTAGAGTTTATAGACTTTACAAAAGATTCTATTTGTTATGATACATATTACTTTTATAATTCTTACCATTTAAATAAAATAGGTGCAACAAAATTTTCTAATATGGTATCAGATAGTATCAATAAATACTTTAAAAAAGTAAAAAAAAGTGACTGA
- a CDS encoding MBOAT family O-acyltransferase → MSIFINLGILGFFKYYNFFIENLTASLNLIGIHLNSITLNIILPVGISFYTFQTLSYTIDIYRNKMEPSKDIISFFAFVSFFPQLVAGPIERATNLLPQFYKERVFEYNKAVSGMRLILWGFFQKIVIADGCALYVNDIFSNYKDYSSLTLVFGSIMFALQIYGDFAGYSNIAIGVSRLFGFDLMKNFNYPYFSRNIAEFWRRWHISLSTWFRDYLYIPLGGSRGSSWSKIRNVIIIFTVSGFWHGANWTFIVWGVLNALFFIPIMLRDKNKKFVGELSPDQFFPSLKTLFQILSTFFLTTLAWIFFRAQNLNHAFGYLRRIIVNEDYLTLSSDRTVNVDVKPLIFCIAFFFLVEWYNRNRESIIGGVLQSKKYLRYCMYFFILLTIILSIKNEANGFIYFQF, encoded by the coding sequence TTGAGTATTTTTATAAATCTAGGTATTCTAGGTTTTTTTAAATATTACAATTTTTTTATTGAAAATCTTACAGCCAGTTTAAATCTCATAGGTATTCATTTAAACTCCATAACTTTAAACATCATTCTTCCAGTTGGTATAAGCTTTTATACGTTTCAGACTTTAAGCTATACAATAGATATTTATAGGAACAAAATGGAGCCCTCAAAGGATATTATTTCTTTTTTTGCTTTTGTAAGCTTTTTTCCGCAATTGGTAGCAGGGCCAATAGAAAGAGCCACTAATCTATTACCTCAGTTTTATAAAGAAAGAGTTTTTGAATATAATAAAGCTGTTTCGGGAATGCGATTAATTCTTTGGGGTTTTTTTCAAAAAATCGTTATTGCAGATGGATGTGCTTTGTATGTTAATGATATATTTAGTAACTATAAAGATTACTCTAGTTTAACCTTGGTTTTTGGTTCTATTATGTTTGCTTTACAAATTTATGGTGATTTTGCAGGATATTCTAATATAGCCATTGGAGTGAGTCGTCTTTTTGGATTTGATTTAATGAAGAACTTTAACTATCCTTATTTTTCTAGAAATATAGCTGAGTTTTGGAGACGATGGCATATTTCACTTTCAACTTGGTTTAGAGATTATCTATATATCCCTCTAGGCGGTAGTAGGGGAAGTAGTTGGTCTAAAATTAGAAATGTAATAATAATATTTACTGTAAGCGGATTTTGGCATGGAGCCAACTGGACTTTTATTGTATGGGGAGTACTTAATGCGTTATTTTTTATACCTATAATGTTAAGAGATAAAAATAAAAAGTTTGTAGGTGAACTATCGCCAGACCAGTTTTTTCCCTCATTAAAAACGCTCTTTCAAATACTATCAACTTTTTTTTTAACAACCTTAGCTTGGATTTTTTTTAGAGCTCAAAACCTTAATCATGCTTTTGGTTATCTTAGGAGAATAATCGTAAATGAAGATTATTTAACATTATCTTCGGACCGTACCGTGAATGTTGATGTTAAACCTCTAATATTTTGTATTGCTTTTTTCTTTCTAGTAGAGTGGTATAATAGGAATAGAGAATCAATAATAGGTGGTGTTTTACAATCTAAAAAGTACTTAAGGTATTGTATGTATTTTTTTATTCTTCTTACTATAATTTTAAGCATTAAAAACGAGGCCAACGGTTTCATATATTTTCAATTTTAA